The Clostridiales bacterium sequence ACCCATATGATTTCAAACCATATCTTTATGTAAATATCAGCGAAGGTTATGATTTATGGATGAAGGCTTTAAGATGCCATTGGTTTGTTACAAACAGCGCCTCATTTAAATACCTTGAGTATTATGATGCATTGAGCAGAGTAAGGGGACTTCAAATAAGGAAAGAAAGGGCGGAAGCGTTTTCAGTGGATCCTATGGCTGTTAAAAAGGTAATCGATTCGTTTTAGCAGATAGAGTGTTCAAAATAAAAACATATGATTTCGTGAAAGGGTACATTTTATATTCTTCAAATAGTTTGATGTTGGATGAATCGAGCTTATGGAGAAATGCCATATTTATTAAAGGATGGGTCGATTTATGAATATAAAGGATATGACTCTTGAACAGAAAATAGGACAGATGATAATGGCGGGGTTTCCATCCGATAGACTGGATGATCATATTAAAGAAATAATCAAAAAATATCATATAGGGAATATCATACTATTTGCAAGAAATGTAAAAGGTAAAGTTGATCTGGCCAATTTAAACAGAAGCATACAGGAATATGAGATTGAAAATACTAGCATACCCGCTTTTATATCCATAGATCAGGAAGGCGGAATGGTTACAAGGATATATGAAGGGGCAACTTTTATGCCGGGGAATATGGCAGTTGCCGCTGCGGGATCCTTCGAGGATGCCTGCAAGGAAGGCCGGATAGCAGGTGAAGAGCTTAGAGCTCTTGGCATAAATGTAAATATTGCTCCCGTTCTGGATGTGAACAATAACCCTGAAAATCCTGTAATAGGGGTAAGGTCTTATGGAGATGATCCTGAAAAGGTGGCAGGCTTTGGGTCAAATTATATAAGAGGGCTTGAAAAAGGTCAGGTAGTTGCAACCGCCAAGCATTTTCCGGGCCATGGCGATACGAGTATCGACTCGCATCTTAGCCTACCCGTGGTCAATTATAGTATGGAAAGGCTGCAAAAAATTGAGTTGTACCCTTTTAAAGAAGCGATAAGCGCCGGTGTTGATGCCATAATGACCGCTCATATACTTTTTACTGCGATTGAAAACAGGAAAATACCTGCAACACTTTCCTATAAAGTTTTAACAAACCTTTTAAGAGAAAGCATGGGCTTTAAGGGGATAATAATGACCGACTGTATGGAAATGAAAGCCATATCCACATATTTTGGCACCTC is a genomic window containing:
- the nagZ gene encoding beta-N-acetylhexosaminidase, which translates into the protein MNIKDMTLEQKIGQMIMAGFPSDRLDDHIKEIIKKYHIGNIILFARNVKGKVDLANLNRSIQEYEIENTSIPAFISIDQEGGMVTRIYEGATFMPGNMAVAAAGSFEDACKEGRIAGEELRALGINVNIAPVLDVNNNPENPVIGVRSYGDDPEKVAGFGSNYIRGLEKGQVVATAKHFPGHGDTSIDSHLSLPVVNYSMERLQKIELYPFKEAISAGVDAIMTAHILFTAIENRKIPATLSYKVLTNLLRESMGFKGIIMTDCMEMKAISTYFGTSKAAVMAVKAGADIVCISHTLSLQIESYNAIKDAVLNGEIEEKRIDESVSRIIDMKRKYNLFENPYPDMQKVERIVGCAEHREFAKSISSRSITLVKDKKRLIPVKYKNIVSISTEPAALTGADDTIIKKETFCRAVKEELGGEAYVIPLNPDDDAIKNMVEMCKGADVVIIGTYNANLNKGQAKLVNKINRINGNTIVVSLRNPYDIMVFDDVPAYICAYEYTKLSLKSVIDVLKGRQKAVGSLPVKIR